The DNA region AAACAACATTTTTTGGATTTCTCCTTAAATTGTTTGCAGGATTACTGATGGGAATGTACAGTTTACTTACAGTGCTCTCTGTGGATCTCCCTTGTGAGCCCAGCATTATTTTCAAGATGGCTGCCAAGGCTTATGGTGCAATTACATGGATGTACAGCACGGTATATGGTAATAGGAATCTAAGCCTTATATGTATGATACTTAAACCAGTTcagcattttctttcttatagttCTAATTTAGAAGGCATTAAACTTAAATGCAAACGGttgagcacttgactactagccaaaattggcagttcaaacccacccagaggcatctccaaagacaggcctggagatctacttccaaaagccttgcataccctatggagcagttctgctgtgcacacacggggtcgccatgagtcagaatcagactgacttgacagcagctgacaacagcaataAACAGCTAGATGATTAAAAGAATACCTAAGAGTAAGAAGTAATAACAGAATTTTGTGAAGTGGTCAATGTACTCTAGGAAACCAAGTGGGCAAAATCAAGCTGAAAGACTGATGAATTGACTGACGAAAAACCATTCCTGTAATCAACCATAAAGTGTTGAAGAAGTACTCAAAGCAAAAGAAATTATAAGCATTTGATGGTTCATTTTCAGTATGTGCAGTTTTAGGGAAACATTTTGATTCTTCCACAACCTTTAGGAATTTTCCATTTGTTCTTATGCTGTCTGCCTTCCTGCCAGGCCAAAGCTACACTTCCTCATCAAGCTTTTGATACTAAGTTACTAGTGAGGAAGAAAGGGGATGCTTTGATGCTTTTCTATGGCCAGTTTACTGACCACTTTGTAGATGATTGATCTCTCTGAATATATTAGTCTTTAAGTATTTCCATTTTACTCTTGATTGTCCTTATTGGCCTAACCCTTCAACCAATGTCTTTCAAATTTAAGTGTGCTAACCCTGGAAGAAGgtgccttggtggcgcagtggttaagtgcacagctgctaccagaaagttcatttttttcaaaCCCATAggggaagtctgcttctgtaaagatttacaaccttggagtctactctgtcctataaagttgcagGAATCAACTGGACCGCAGTGGGAAACCTTGGAAGGTGttaaaaaatgcagatttctgagTTCCTCCTTCAGAGCTTTGTATTTAGTGGGCCTGAGGTACATTTtaaggaggcttggtggtgcagtggttaaagtgatgaactgctaactgaaaggtggctccataggagaaagatgtggcaatctgcttccatagagatttacagccttggaaaaccctacggggtcactggacttaatggcagtgggtggtaAGTGGGTGAGGTGCATTTTAACAAGAATCACAGGTGCTAATGGTCTGTGGGCCATACCTGGAAAAACACTGCATTTAACCCTTGACCCAGTGTAATGTTAGAATATTGCTGGTGTGCACAGTAGAGCTGAATGTGATGTGATGCCTTTTCTGTGGTTAGATTGCAGtttttgtgtgctttaaaatTACAGCGTGTGCCTTCTGTTTTGCTGCAGCTTGTTAAATGGGTACAGTTATATTTTAAGTAAACAATTTATCTCTAAGATGAAAGGGTAGTTTTTTCcatattataaatatttacttCACAAGATACTATTTTTTGAAAATCTCTGTTGGGCTAGAACCCAACTTGATTGGTCATCCTCCAGGAAAAGTTAAGTGTAAATTGGCTTTTGATAATCCTTTGTTTGGACTGTCTTAACTTTAACTATTTTGTCAAATCAACTGGTTAAAATATACATTGTTTCTAAAGTGGTCATTTTAATGATTCTGAGACTTTTGACTAAGATACTGTAGAATTTGATTCCAGTTAAATACTGGAGAGATTTGTCTCAAGGAAAATGTGTGTCTTAAATATCATTTTGAAAACTACCAGTTGGTTTAATATGTAGTTTATGTAGTAGGATGAATATTAGACTGGTCTGGCTCTCCTGGTGTTACCTCTGTGTGTTACCTCTTTGATGTCAccattccttccatttgctttagctactctatgcaagagcaagtttcagagtctcttctgacatccgttttggtcttttccttctttcctgtgttGCTAGtgctgtgctggaagatgagccccctaggttggaaggtactcaaaatacaactggggaagaacttcCTACTCAAAGTAGAcccaaccttaatgacacggatgaaGTAAAGCCTCCAGGatatccgttaataatcggaacatggaatgtacgaagtatgagtgatggaaaactggaagttgtcaaaaatgaaatggaacgtgtgggaattgatatcctaggcatcagtgagctggaatggactggtactggccggTTGGTATccaaaaatcatatggtctactatgctgggaatgacaaattgaaggagaatggtgttgcatttattatGAAAAGGAGTATTTCAAAAtgtctcctgaagtacaacactgtcagtgataggttaatatccattcGTCTacgaggaaaaccagttaatacaactattattcaagtttacgcaccaaccacaaatgccaaagatgaagaaattgaagaattttacacaatgctacagtctgaaattgatcacacgtGCAagaaagatgcattgataattactggtgattggaacgcgcaAGTTGGAAGCatagaagaaggaccagtagttggaaaatttggccttggtgatagaaatgacgctggagatcgcttgatagaattctgtaagaccaatgacttattcattgcaaatactttttttcaacaacacaagcgacgactctacacatggacctcaccggatggactCCACAGGGAACAAATTGACTACTTTTGTGGAAAAACACGGTGGAAATGCTTACTAACATCAGTcaagacaaagccaggggccaactgcggaacagaccatcgattgctggtgtgcaagttcaaggtgaatctgaagaaaatcagagcaagtccatgaaggCCAAAGTGTAACCCtgaatacatcccacctgaatttagagaccatctcaagaacagatttggtgCACTGAATACTGATGACTGAGGGAAGACATCGTATGCAAAGGAaatgaaaggtcattaaaaagacaaaagaaagctATACGAAGTACTTTTTTTAGGGGGGAGTGGATGGCAATAGAACTTCTAAAATGGCAAAATCCTTGTCTTTTAGTGCTTACCAAGGGCAGGTGGGCAGGACATGGGGAAGAATACACAGGGCTTAGGGGACCccgagcttctgttaaaggtATCAGAAGTGTCTGGGAACAAATAAGAGTGATGGTTAAACAACATGATGGACATAACTAACGTCATTTAACTCTATgcgtgaagattgttgaaatggcagatGTTTTCTTACATGtatgtttataataataaaaaatgaaaataaatctttGGCTTGATTTATTAGACTCTAAATCTAGGAATTCTGAGAAATTCATTGAGTTATTCCTTTGTGTGCTGTGCCTGCCAAAGAGAATTGGGTTATGTGGCTAGAGGGTATTATTATTgactatttcattttattatgaaaaagctTCATCTAAAACTATTGAAGTAGGATAACATTAAAAAGATACCACAGGGGTCAGTGGTTCAGAGTTtgattttctgctttttaaatctataaacctgatttttgtcttttccctCCAGCTGTTAAGGACTTATTCATGCTCACCAGACTCATGAAAGATTGTCATGAATCAGCAACTATTTTTCAATGGGACATGCATCTTTTATAGTGATTGGAAAAGAGAATacttttctgttctttagagtacttaaaaacccaaaatttattattttgaagtTTTGGGGTAGACAAAGAATTTAGAGCAAAGAGAATCAAATAGAGCAGAGGTCACAAACTGGTGACCTGCCAGCTAAATCTATGCCCGGGTTATTTGGTTTGTCTTTTATAGTGTCTTAAAAAATATCGAAATTAATTCTCACATTTaaaatttgttattgttgttaggtactgtcaagtcggtcctaactcatagtgaccctgtgcacaacagaacaaaacactgcccggtccttcaccatcctcacagtcgtcgttgtgcttgagctcattgtcgtaGCCATGTGTCAATcgatttcattgagggtctcttttttttgaccctctgctttaccaagtatgatgtccttctccagccactgatccctcctggtaacatctccaaagtatgtgagacagagtctcaccatcctcgcttataAGGAGcactcttgctgtacttcttccaagacagatttgttcgttcttctgacagtccatggtatattcagtattcttcgccacaACTGTAATttgaatgtgtcagttcttcagtctcccttattcattgtccagctttcccatgcatacaaggtgattgataacaccatggcttgggtcaggcgcaccttagtccttaaagtgacgtcattgctttttaatactttaaagaggtcttttgcagcagatttgtcagtgcaatgtgtcattggatttcttgactgctgctttcatgggttttgattgtggatccaacaagtaaaatgaaatttaaaatgcaGAAAGTACATAAAAAATAGCCAGATTATCCTCTTTCAAAATCTGAACCTTAGCTAGCATTGAGCCTGTGTATTTATATAAATACAGATCACCTGGTCTTAacttgttgtcgagtcaattccaactcatagcaaccctatagggacacagtagaactgccccatagagttttcaaggagcgcctggtggatttgaactgccaaccttttggttagcagctgtagctaagCATTATTATTACCTCTAAatgaagtatacattcttttactTACCACAGTCTGGCAGGCTTAGTTTTCTCCTGTAGCTAATTTCcttccctgcctggtctctgtgTATGCATTTGCGTTTATTACCTATAGCCTAGGAAGATGTGTAATAAACTAGCCAGGGAAAGGCTCACCCTTCTGTCATTACAGTAATACTTAGTCATGGTTGTCAGGTTTAGGCTCCCTTTTTGGAGGGTGGAGGGCTCCATTTGGGATTCTCTGTATATAGCTTGGTGACTTCCTTCACACAATGGTGATAATAGGAGTGGCTAACATTTATCAAGTACTTCTAAAtaccagggagtccctgggtggtacagactgctaactgaaatgttggaagcttgagcctacccagagatgcctcagaagaaaggcctagtgatcagcttctgaaaatcagctaatgaagaaGCTATGGAGTGCCCATCTGGTGTtcatgagttggaggctgactGTGACAGCTAACTTCAACAAACCATTAGCAGTTAGTCCCTACCCCACTCCTCACAACTTCTCTACCCCTAGGCAGCCACCAGTCTACTCTCTGTCTTTATGGACTTGCCTGCTCTAgacatttcataaaaatggaatcatatgatgACATGGTCCTTtgggactggcttctttcactt from Elephas maximus indicus isolate mEleMax1 chromosome 10, mEleMax1 primary haplotype, whole genome shotgun sequence includes:
- the IFT43 gene encoding intraflagellar transport protein 43 homolog isoform X1, which gives rise to MEDVLDLGEECRRGPATSGPKMGRRAQPESAQTENQFSGKNSSLTLTGEAPPPKPPRRQGGWADDSMKASNAVLEDEPPRLEGTQNTTGEELPTQSRPNLNDTDEVKPPGYPLIIGTWNVRSMSDGKLEVVKNEMERVGIDILGISELEWTGTGRLVSKNHMVYYAGNDKLKENGVAFIMKRSISKCLLKYNTVSDRLISIRLRGKPVNTTIIQVYAPTTNAKDEEIEEFYTMLQSEIDHTCKKDALIITGDWNAQVGSIEEGPVVGKFGLGDRNDAGDRLIEFCKTNDLFIANTFFQQHKRRLYTWTSPDGLHREQIDYFCGKTRWKCLLTSVKTKPGANCGTDHRLLVCKFKVNLKKIRASP
- the IFT43 gene encoding intraflagellar transport protein 43 homolog isoform X3 — translated: MDVQHGICAVLEDEPPRLEGTQNTTGEELPTQSRPNLNDTDEVKPPGYPLIIGTWNVRSMSDGKLEVVKNEMERVGIDILGISELEWTGTGRLVSKNHMVYYAGNDKLKENGVAFIMKRSISKCLLKYNTVSDRLISIRLRGKPVNTTIIQVYAPTTNAKDEEIEEFYTMLQSEIDHTCKKDALIITGDWNAQVGSIEEGPVVGKFGLGDRNDAGDRLIEFCKTNDLFIANTFFQQHKRRLYTWTSPDGLHREQIDYFCGKTRWKCLLTSVKTKPGANCGTDHRLLVCKFKVNLKKIRASP
- the IFT43 gene encoding intraflagellar transport protein 43 homolog isoform X2, producing MEDVLDLGEECRRGPATSAPPPKPPRRQGGWADDSMKASNAVLEDEPPRLEGTQNTTGEELPTQSRPNLNDTDEVKPPGYPLIIGTWNVRSMSDGKLEVVKNEMERVGIDILGISELEWTGTGRLVSKNHMVYYAGNDKLKENGVAFIMKRSISKCLLKYNTVSDRLISIRLRGKPVNTTIIQVYAPTTNAKDEEIEEFYTMLQSEIDHTCKKDALIITGDWNAQVGSIEEGPVVGKFGLGDRNDAGDRLIEFCKTNDLFIANTFFQQHKRRLYTWTSPDGLHREQIDYFCGKTRWKCLLTSVKTKPGANCGTDHRLLVCKFKVNLKKIRASP